Below is a genomic region from Bartonella harrusi.
GGGGACGCGCTTTACAGTACTTTCAGGAGCATTGGCTCGCCTTGAACGTGCCCTTGGCCAATTTATGCTTGATGTGCATGTTGATGAGCATGGTTATACAGAGGTTTCTGTACCTCTCCTGGTTCGTGATGAGGTTGTTTACGGAGCCGCTCAGTTGCCGAAATTTGCTGATGATCTTTTTCGAACGACAGATGGTCGATGGCTGATTTCTACAGCAGAAGTGCCATTAACCAATTTGGTAAGCAATGAAATTCTTGAGATATCAGATTTACCCTTGCGTTTTTCTTCTTTGACTCCCTGTTTTCGTTCAGAAGCTGGAGCTGCAGGTCGTGATACACGTGGTATGTTGCGTCAGCACCAATTTTGGAAGGTCGAAATGGTATCGATTACTACCGAAGAGCAATCTTTAATAGAACTGGAACGTATGACAGAATGTGCAGAAGATGTACTGAAACGTCTTGGCTTGCCTTTTCGCACAGTTGTTCTTTCTACTGGTGATATGGGATTTGCTGCGCGTAAAACATATGACATTGAAGTTTGGCTTCCTGGCCAAGGATGTTATCGTGAAATCTCCAGTTGTTCCGTTTGTGGAGATTTTCAAGGGCGACGCATGAATGCTCGTTATCGTAAAGAAGGAGAAAAAGCATTACACTTCATTCATAGTCTAAACGGTTCTGGTACGGCTATTGGGCGCTGTCTTATTGCTATTCTTGAGAATTATCAGCAAGCTGATGGATCAATTATTGTTCCAGATGTTTTACAACCCTATATGAAGGGCGTACGTTGTATTACTGCTTAATTTTATGAAAGGAGAAACCACTATGCGTTTATTGTTAAAAGATGATGATATGCAAACGCGAGGTTTTGTTATTTTAAAAGAAATAAGTTGTATGTACGATAAAGGTTCTCATTCATTGGGGATCAAATGATACTATGGAACAAAAGGGTGTTTTACGATTTCGTGAGGAATTGGCTGGTCTTGTGCTGAAAATGCGGAGCAAAGGAATTGATGATGTTGGTTTTTTTTCGGCATTTGAGAAAATTCCACGTCAACAATTTGTTGGAGCGCCTTGGTTTAGTAGTGCTTATGAGAATAAAATTATTCCAATTGAGTGTGGTGAATATATTGAACGTTTGGAAGAGCAACTTTTGATTCTTTCTGCGTTATCGTTGAAAAAAAAGCATCGTGTCTTAGAAATTGGTACAGGATCTGGTTTTTGTACTGCTCTTATGGCGTGCTTAAGTGATCGTGTGACAACAATTGAGCGTTATACAACACTTGTTAATTTGGCCCGTCAAAAATTTCAAACTTTAGGGCTTGAAAATATTGTGGTAAGACAAATTGATGGAAGCCATACGGTTACAGGTTTTGGATCATTTGATCGTATTCTTATTTGGCCATCTCGTTCTGATGAACCGAAGGATTTTTTAGAACTACTAGCTGAAAATGGAATTCTCATTCAAGCTATAGGACCTGATGAAGGGATACAAACAGTAACGCGTTATACGAAAATTGGCAGTCGATTTGAGTGTTTAGAAATGTTTCAAGTACGCTATCAGCCCTTTATTAAAGGTATTGCGGAAATACTTTAATTTTTCAAATTTAAGGTTGTTTGTAAACTCTT
It encodes:
- a CDS encoding protein-L-isoaspartate(D-aspartate) O-methyltransferase; the protein is MEQKGVLRFREELAGLVLKMRSKGIDDVGFFSAFEKIPRQQFVGAPWFSSAYENKIIPIECGEYIERLEEQLLILSALSLKKKHRVLEIGTGSGFCTALMACLSDRVTTIERYTTLVNLARQKFQTLGLENIVVRQIDGSHTVTGFGSFDRILIWPSRSDEPKDFLELLAENGILIQAIGPDEGIQTVTRYTKIGSRFECLEMFQVRYQPFIKGIAEIL
- the serS gene encoding serine--tRNA ligase encodes the protein MLDIKWIREHPKKLDEALEKRGLKPQAEELIKLDCERRLHIAKVQSAQERRNAVSKEIGQALAACDQKTVERLRAEVEEIKTFLSSATAEEKRLTESFEKALSALPNIPLDDVPKGKDESDNVVIRHFSMPPTFDFSPKEHFDLGQNLKQMDFERASRLSGTRFTVLSGALARLERALGQFMLDVHVDEHGYTEVSVPLLVRDEVVYGAAQLPKFADDLFRTTDGRWLISTAEVPLTNLVSNEILEISDLPLRFSSLTPCFRSEAGAAGRDTRGMLRQHQFWKVEMVSITTEEQSLIELERMTECAEDVLKRLGLPFRTVVLSTGDMGFAARKTYDIEVWLPGQGCYREISSCSVCGDFQGRRMNARYRKEGEKALHFIHSLNGSGTAIGRCLIAILENYQQADGSIIVPDVLQPYMKGVRCITA